In a genomic window of Glycine max cultivar Williams 82 chromosome 13, Glycine_max_v4.0, whole genome shotgun sequence:
- the LOC102665503 gene encoding uncharacterized protein, which yields MSARSAVTRISKSERTSWFTEDSTERNDCQSTAAATPVCFAWWKIRSKEFAALRTARSAPSCRGFVPLSLRYNFLMCQYRDKEAPKLTESGFQFLLMDTNAQLWYIIREYISNSEIEVLMQLTLSHSCWNQFSWHRMAYSSPPISFFPSNKIYSLKKRVEYQLPNLIVGAITKESLYSAFENVIVAEQLVKFLLKQASVDKRTCDIFGN from the exons ATGTCCGCAAGAAGCGCCGTGACACGAATCTCAAAGTCGGAGCGGACCTCGTGGTTCACCGAGGATAGCACCGAGCGCAATGACTGCCAGAGTACCGCGGCGGCGACGCCGGTGTGCTTCGCGTGGTGGAAAATCCGATCGAAGGAGTTCGCTGCCTTGCGCACGGCGCGCTCTGCGCCCTCATGTAGAGGATTCGTGCCTCTTTCGCTGCGATATAATTTTCTCATGTGCCAATACAGAGACAAAGAAGCTCCAAAATTAACTGAAAGTGGTTTCCAGTTTTTG CTGATGGATACAAATGCACAGCTTTGGTACATTATCAGAGAATATATCTCTAATTCTGAG ATAGAGGTGTTGATGCAGCTGACCTTATCTCATTCATGCTGGAATCAGTTTTCATGGCATAGGATGGCTTATTCTTCTCCTCctatttccttctttccttctaataaaatttactctttaaaaaaaag GGTAGAGTATCAACTTCCAAATCTTATTGTTGGGGCTATTACGAAAGAAAGCTTGTATAGTGCttttgaaaatgtcattgtaGCAGAGCAG CTTGTCAAGTTTCTCCTGAAGCAAGCAAGTGTTGACAAGAGAACATGtgatatttttggaaattgA
- the LOC100786172 gene encoding leucine-rich repeat receptor protein kinase HPCA1: protein MDQQHKVIPLLLLLFQVLLVASQTDSQDYSGLNSLTESWSYKPQNWVGPDPCGSGWDGIRCSNSRITQLRLPGLNLGGQLSSAIQSLSELDTLDLSYNTGLTGTVPQEIGNLKKLKSLSLVGCGFSGRIPDSIGSLKQLTFLALNSNNFSGTIPRSLGNLSNVDWLDLAENQLEGTIPVSDDQGRPGLDLLLKAHHFHMGSNKLTGTIPEKLFNSNMILEHVLFDHNQLEGGIPRSLSTVSTLEVVRFDKNGLTGGVPANLNKLGKLSEIYLSHNSLNGSLPDFSGMNSLTYVDLSDNDFNASDIPSWVTTLPGLTTVILGQNRLGGALNLSRYSSSLQLMNLEDNEITELDPENNSPTFELRLANNPLCRESGASERSYCKVPVPNPSFYSTPTNNCLPSPCGSDQVSSPNCKCAFPYSGLLISRALSFSNFSNASYYRELEQSLMDTFRNQSIPVDSVSLSNPFRNTIDNFELTLDVFPSQTDRFNTTGVLTIAFLLSNQIYKPPEFFSPYIFKGANYEYYGGEPKGSKSSSHVGVIVGAVVAVVVFVVLAFFAGMYALRQKRRARRSAELNPFANWEQNTNSGTAPQLKGARWFSFDDLRKYTSNFSETNTIGSGGYGKVYQGNLPSGELVAIKRAAKESMQGAVEFKTEIELLSRVHHKNLVGLVGFCFEKGEQMLVYEHIPNGTLMDSLSGKSGIWMDWIRRLKVALGAARGLAYLHELADPPIIHRDIKSSNILLDHHLNAKVADFGLSKLLVDSERGHVTTQVKGTMGYLDPEYYMTQQLTEKSDVYSFGVLMLELATARRPIEQGKYIVREVMRVMDTSKDLYNLHSILDPTIMKATRPKGLEKFVMLAMRCVKEYAAERPTMAEVVKEIESMIELVGLNPNSESATTSETYVEAGVGNAQHPYREEDFSYSGIFPSTRVEPQ from the exons ATGGACCAACAACATAAAGTGATTCCTCTGCTGCTGCTTCTTTTCCAAGTTCTGCTTGTAGCATCACAGACAGATAGTCAAGATT ATTCTGGCCTAAATTCTCTTACGGAATCCTGGAGTTACAAGCCACAAAATTGGGTGGGTCCAGATCCTTGTGGCAGTGGATGGGATGGAATTCGTTGCAGCAATTCAAGAATTACccaatt GAGACTGCCAGGCTTGAATTTGGGAGGCCAGCTGTCTTCGGCAATTCAGTCTTTATCTGAACTAGATACTCT GGATCTTTCTTACAACACAGGCTTGACAGGAACAGTTCCACAAGAAATTGGGAATTTGAAAAAGCTAAAATCCCT ATCATTGGTTGGTTGTGGTTTCTCTGGTCGTATTCCGGATTCAATAGGATCTTTAAAGCAGCTGACATTTCT AGCACTTAATTCTAATAATTTCAGTGGAACTATACCACGGTCTCTTGGCAATCTATCAAATGTTGATTGGCTTGATCTTGCTGAAAACCAGCTTGAAGGGACTATTCCTGTCTCTGATGACCAAGGAAGACCAGGCCTTGACCTTCTCCTTAAGGCACACCACTT TCATATGGGGAGCAATAAGCTCACTGGTACAATACcagaaaaactttttaactCCAATATGATTCTCGAACACGT GCTTTTCGACCACAATCAACTAGAGGGTGGCATTCCTAGATCCCTTAGTACTGTGAGCACATTGGAAGTTGT GCGCTTTGATAAGAATGGATTAACTGGGGGAGTGCCTGCAAACTTAAACAAACTCGGAAAACTAAGTGAGAT CTATTTATCTCACAATAGTCTGAATGGCTCTCTGCCCGATTTTTCTGGAATGAATAGTCTCACCTATGT GGACCTGAGTGACAATGATTTCAATGCTTCTGATATTCCCTCATGGGTTACAACTCTGCCAGGACTAACAACAGT AATACTTGGGCAGAACCGGCTCGGTGGCGCATTAAATCTCAGTCGCTACAGCAGTAGTCTGCAACTCATGAATTTGGAAGATAATGAAATAACAGAACTTGACCCAGAAAACAACTCACCAACTTTTGAGCTAAG ACTAGCTAACAACCCACTTTGTCGTGAAAGTGGAGCTTCTGAAAGGAGTTACTGCAAAGTTCCAGTACCCAATCCCTCATTTTATTCAACACCAACAAATAATTGTTTACCTTCACCTTGCGGTTCTGATCAGGTTTCGAGCCCAAATTGTAAATGTGCATTTCCCTATTCTGGACTTCTTATATCAAGAGCTCTTAGTTTCTCAAACTTCAGTAATGCAAGTTACTATAGGGAGCTTGAGCAGTCTCTGATGGATACTTTTCGAAACCAAAGCATTCCAGTGGATTCAGTTTCTCTTAGTAACCCCTTCAGGAATACTAttgataattttgaattgaCTCTGGACGTCTTCCCTTCGCAAACCGATCGCTTCAACACAACTGGAGTTTTAACTATTGCTTTTCTGCTAAGCAACCAAATTTACAAACCCCCAGAATTCTTCTCCCCTTACATCTTCAAGGGTGCCAATTATGAATACTATGGAG GAGAACCAAAAGGATCAAAGTCATCATCACATGTAGGGGTTATAGTTGGTGCTGTAGTTGCTGTTGTGGTCTTTGTTGTTCTAGCATTCTTTGCAGGGATGTATGCCCTTCGCcagaaaagaagagcaagaagatCTGCAGAGTTGAACCCTTTTG CAAATTGGGAACAGAATACGAATAGTGGCACTGCTCCTCAGTTGAAAGGAGCACGATGGTTTTCTTTTGATGATCTAAGGAAATACACCAGCAACTTCTCAGAAACCAATACTATTGGATCTGGAGGCTATGGAaag GTTTATCAAGGAAATCTTCCCTCTGGGGAGCTGGTTGCCATCAAACGGGCTGCAAAAGAGTCTATGCAGGGTGCTGTTGAATTTAAAACTGAGATCGAACTTCTATCAAGGGTCCATCATAAGAATCTCGTCGGTCTTGTGGGTTTCTGTTTTGAGAAGGGTGAACAAATGCTGGTGTATGAGCACATTCCAAATGGCACTTTAATGGATAGTCTCTCAG GAAAGTCTGGCATCTGGATGGATTGGATAAGGAGGCTTAAAGTAGCATTAGGTGCAGCCAGGGGTCTGGCCTATCTTCATGAACTTGCTGATCCACCTATCATACACAGGGACATAAAATCAAGCAATATCCTACTTGATCATCACCTCAATGCAAAAGTTGCAGATTTTGGTCTCTCTAAACTTCTTGTTGATAGTGAAAGGGGCCATGTCACTACTCAAGTGAAAGGGACAATG GGTTACTTGGATCCTGAATATTACATGACCCAGCAGTTGACTGAAAAGAGTGATGTATATAGCTTTGGAGTGCTAATGCTAGAACTAGCAACAGCAAGAAGGCCAATAGAGCAAGGAAAGTATATTGTAAGAGAGGTAATGAGGGTAATGGACACATCAAAAGATTTATACAACCTTCATTCCATTCTAGACCCAACCATAATGAAAGCAACAAGACCAAAAGGTTTAGAAAAGTTTGTGATGTTGGCAATGAGATGCGTCAAAGAATATGCAGCAGAGAGGCCTACAATGGCTGAGGTTGTAAAAGAGATCGAGAGCATGATTGAGCTTGTTGGATTGAACCCCAATTCTGAATCAGCTACAACATCAGAAACTTATGTGGAAGCAGGTGTAGGAAATGCCCAACATCCTTACCGGGAAGAAGATTTTAGCTATAGTGGAATTTTTCCATCCACAAGGGTAGAACCCCAATAG